The Penaeus chinensis breed Huanghai No. 1 chromosome 39, ASM1920278v2, whole genome shotgun sequence genome has a segment encoding these proteins:
- the LOC125046901 gene encoding collagen alpha-2(IX) chain-like, giving the protein MISTSEDIGDIDLEETPDEDGPEEETPEEETPDEETPDEDDKCKKDQKKKWALGSECTCCLPCKTTDACKELQGVCKQKCKFGELGGVPCKGENCKCCLKATTTELPEIKPPIVQTTQDTMNTQGPEVTPGPDVTPEQDITLGPDNTAGPNVTPGPDDTPGPEVTPGPEVTPGPEVTPGPEVTPGPEVTPGPEVTPGPEVTPGRKLPQAQIF; this is encoded by the exons ATGATCTCCACCTCGGAGGATATTGGTGATATAGATCTA gaagaaactcctgatgAAGACggtcctgaggaagaaactcctgaggaagaaactcctgatgAAGAAACTCCTGATGAAGACg ACAAGTGCAAGAAAGACCAGAAGAAGAAGTGGGCTCTTGGCTCAGAGTGCACGTGTTGCTTGCCATGTAAGACCACTGACGCCTGCAAGGAACTCCagggtgtgtgtaaacaaaagtgCAAGTTTGGCGAGTTGGGAGGAGTGCCGTGCAAGGGCGAGAACTGCAAATGCTGCTTAAAAG CAACCACTACTGAACTGCCTGAAATAAAGCCTCCAATAGTACAGACAACACAAGACACAATGAACACTCAAGGCCCAGAGGTCACGCCAGGCCCTGATGTCACTCCTGAACAAGATATCACTTTAGGACCAGATAATACTGCTGGCCCTAATGTCACACCAGGGCCAGATGACACTCCAGGCCCGGAAGTTACCCCAGGCCCGGAAGTTACCCCAGGCCCGGAAGTTACCCCAGGCCCGGAAGTTACCCCAGGCCCGGAAGTTACCCCAGGCCCGGAAGTTACCCCAGGCCCGGAAGTTACCCCAGGCCGGAAGTTACCCCAGGCCCAGATATTCTAA